CCACAAAACATACATACTATACATAGTTTATAACAACATGAATTAATATTGTCTTAAAATGATGtaccacagacagacattatcctggataaaaaaaaaaaaaaaatcctgcaatTGTCATCCAGCTACAGAAGATTCTGAGAGTTTGAAGCAGGTTAGTCACATGCTGCCTACCCTTCACCCTTCTTTCATGTCTTGATAGGGTTTCTTTCTGAGCTGCCCTCCCCAACCCAAGCTGTTTCTTTCCCAGGATCACTTGATTGGACTTTGGAGACAAGAAAGGACACAGAGAGGCAGCAGGCCACCATACCTCACACCTGCCTAGATTTGCTCAGTCCTGTTTGCCACATTCGGTGTTAGAAAGCACTTATTCAAAGCTTTGTCCCTCCTACCCCCCTGGGTCTTTCTGTAGAGCACAAAAGTGAAAGAGGCTTCCTTAGCAGGGCCAGTAGTTCATTAAAATACACAACTGTGCTTTCTAGCTCTGGGGTTCCCATTCTACACTCGCCAGTGCAGGTCACGGATGCTGTTATTAAGGTTCGGTGTATGATCCGTGACGTTGTCTCCTGGCAGCCGGTGTCAAGATTAGTGCTGCCCTAGCCCAGGAGGGAACAGCCTAATGAATACCAACTTAGAACAAGTGCCATCGGCACATTATTTAAGCTTGTACATGCGCACAATTACACACAAGGCATACACACAGGCCCTGGTCACTGGCAACGGTCACATCAAACTATGACAAAAGGGTTGCAAGAATAAACCAATTAAGGCACcaagaaaaatgattttcatcCAATTTAGACAACTTCAAAATATGAGGagggaaatataaaattaaataatagggAACCTCCCTAACATTTGGCCACTGGTGTCACTGAGGTCCCATCTCTTTCTTTAGACTATCTAAATCCTCACCCTCTAACCTGTGTGGCATCATAGAGCTCAAAGAGGTGAGCGAGGCGGCTACAACATGCTCACTGGAGCTGGAACCCGCGCAACTCCTCCCAGTTGCCCAAAGCTGGCAGGGAAGTTGCTGGACTGCCCCACAGCTCTTCATGTCATTTCATTTATTGTTATCACAACAGAAATGCCaagtagaagaaaatgtgtgGTGGAAAGAGGgggtgaccacacacacacacacacacacacacacacacacacacacagcttccctctcccctcccctaggGCAGGCTAGAGTCTGTCAGGCTTCATTCGGGGAAGCAGGTGGGCTCTCTTTGTCTCCTTAGgataggagagaagaaaagagaggaaatttgaggacagaaacaaaagagaCTTCTGAGGCTTCTTCCAAACCTACATAGTCCATCCCCTTGGCATCGAATctgtttcaactttatttttcaaaggggattgttctttttttgttcctGGTTTGGCATGTTGCTAAGacgaaaaaaataatttttttaaggaaTGAATTAAATCACTTTCATCCACTTCATCCTACAACTTTTAGATACACTGTACATCTTTTCTAGATTCCTCTacaatttttttcctgaagagGGAACAACCCAAACTAGTCACAGTTGACTTGGGCAGCAGATTCTGGGAAGACATGCTAAGCAAGCCAAGAGGTCAAGGTGATAAGAAAAGGGCCTCATTTGAAAAACAGCAGAAGCGGCGTTGAGCCTATTGAGCTTCCCGGAAGAGGTTTCTGAGTAAACAGAATAAGACATTCACAGAGCTTTATAGCTAGGTGTACGAGGTTTTGCAGAAGCTACTGAAGCTTTAATTTTGACTCAAGCATCAGTGAGTAAGGGTAGTGCATTTTACAAATGTGAACAGCTTCCCAGCAACCTTAAGACTCAGGCCTTAAGCATTTAAATTCCCAGTGGGAACTCTGCATTTCTCCACTCAGTACCTGGGAGGTAAAGCTGATTCAGGCTTAGCTCCcatccccaccccgcccccattTGCTGCAAATGAAAATCGAGATGCCTAGACTCCAACTGGTTTTAATTGTCTGGCCATTTTAGCTCCTTAAATTCAGCCCCAACTCTGTCTTGGTCACTGTCACTTCTTTCCCAGTATTGGCCTCACACTCTTCTTGAATGAATGTTTAAACTGATTAGGAAAGCAAACAGACTTTTCTAATAGcagagagactgtgtgtgaggAGGTGTCCGGCATTATATTGGCTttctcagaagaggaaaagaaagcaggGGTGCGGGGACGGTCCCTCCCGCAGTAGCATTACAACTGGCCCATATTACAAAGCCTAAGTTATGggtcttgtttgttttccagagacTACCAGGGAACAGTGTTGCTGCTTTGGGGCCATCTGGCTTTAAACTAGTTCAGGGACacttgttttccttcctccagGCCAGTGTTTGTTCTCAGGTAACTAGTCTCCCTCCCCAGTTGCAGCACCTCTTAGGAGGGTGGGTGTGGCTTCTAATCACCGCTCTCCAGGAGGAGGAATAAGAAAAGCGAGAAAGACTGTTTAGCATGATaaaggaggtggggtgggaggagcagATAAGCCGCAATGGGAACTTTAATTACTGGAAGCATATCCGTTTTTTGTCCTTTTAATCTAAAAGAGTGCCCCCCTTTAGCAAAGATCCTAAGTACTTCCAGAAGAAGGGAGAGGCTTTACTTTTACTGAAAATTGTAAcacaagtttcttttttaaaaaatactaataagGGATCATGGGAGCTCATTAAGAACCACCCACTCCCTCTCGGGCACAAAGTTCACCACCTCACCAGTCACCTTGCGGGTTCAGAATTCACATTCAACCAATCGCCACCCCTCAGGCTCTCTCTCATTATGGCAAATGTGTATGTCCAGCTCTATAATGCCACCTCTAACACATTCAAGACACCGCCTGGCTCTTAGGAATGAGAATGACTGTGGTCGGTCAGACTGAAAAGAGCCCAGCGCTTGCTGAGTGAGGTTAAGGAGGCTCACAAAATCTTTAGTTCTCCAACCTTGTTACCTGGGGATAGTCCTAACCACATCATGCTCCATTCCAGAGGATGTCTTGAGGGGGCAATACACAGAACTAGCAGATGGCCTCTGGCCTCTAAGTGTCCTGGACATTTTAAGCAGTGTAAGGAAAAAAactagcttaaaaaaaaaataaagacactcCACACCTTCCCAGTCACAGCAGCCTTTCACtgttcacattaaaaaaaaaaaaaagacacacgtataggaaatatattttcccaatttAAACCACACAGTCCAAACAAACCTGAACCGAGGGTAACCTCATTACAATGCCCGCTTGAGGATTGTGAAGCCCCCAAAGCAAAGGTAAATTTTGTTGCCAAAATGCaacaatgttaaaaattaaaatataaattaaaaacagggTTCTTCCAAAGAAGGCAGTAAGAAATACAAACTAGAATACACTTCATGTGAGCCGTGCCCCCTGGTAGAAGACTGGGGACAATTACTCTTGAAACCCGCCCTTTTCCCTCTCCAAGCCGCTCAGGGAGGGGGCATCAGCACCAAGAAGGTAAACGGAAGTGACCTTCACAAAGTTACCAAGCAAAACAACCCCCTCCTTCAGTTCCCGCACTGTCCCTGGGCCTCGGCCTCCAGGCCTCCTAGACATGCGACAGGGACACTTGCTTGTGGTATGCGGCGGCGGCGGGGCCGGGCGGCCCGGTCCTGCCGGTGAGCGCGGCGCTGGCCTCCACATAGTCCCCTGCGGCCATAGCGCCACCACTCTTGTGGCCCCGCCCTGAGCTGCAGCAGCAGCGACTGGTGAAGCGCCGCCAAGACTCCAGGGTCTTGCCGGACCAGATCCAGACTCCCGACGTGATGCCCACCACCAGGCACATGAAGTACTTGAGCATGAGCACCCAGTACTCGGGCTTGGCGCGCGGCTGGCCAGCGTCAGGTCCTGGACACGCGCAGGTGAGGGCCGCCTCCCAGCTCTCTCGGTAGTGCTGCTCATACAGGTAGCAGGCAACCACAATGCTGGCTGGCACCGTGTAGAGCAGAGTGAAGATGCCAATGCGGATCATGAGCTTCTCCAGCTTGTCTGTCTTAGTGCCACCCTGCTTAATGACACTCCGGATGCGGAAGAGCGACACGAAGCCCGCCAGAAGGAAGAGCGTACCCACCAGTAGGTAGAGCACCAGTGGGCCCAAGACGAAGCCACGCAGCGAGTTCAGATTTTGGTTGCCCACATAGCAGATGCCAGCCACTGGGTCCCCGTCCACAGAGCTTAGTGCCAGCGCTGTAATGGACTTAACGCTGGGGATGAGCCAGGCAGCAAGATGGAAGTACTGGGCATAGCCTGCGATGGCTTCGTTGCCCCACTTCATGCCAGCCGCCAAGAACCAGGTGAGCGACAGGATGACCCACCAGATGGAGCTGGCCATGCCAAAGAAGTAGACTAGGAGGAAGACGACCGTGCACAGCGCAGGGCCAGTAGTCTCATAGTGGATGTGGCTGTGCTCGCGGCTGCAGGCGACGCTGGCATGGCCCACGACCAGGCGCACCAGGAATCCCAACGACACACACAGGTAGCAGGCAGACAAGAAGATGATGGGGCGCTCAGGGTAGCGGAATCGTTCCATGTCGATGAGGAAGGTGGCAACGGTGGTGGATGTGGAGATAAAGCACAGTACAGACCACAGGCCAATCCAGAAGGTGGCGAACGTGCGCTCATCGGGGCTGAAGGACGGCTGGTAGCAGGGCACTGCACAGTTGGGCACCTGGCCGGTGCGCACCTTGTTGTAGAGAGGGTGTGACTCCTTCAGGATAGGCACGAAGGGCTCACGGCACGTGCACACAGATTGACCTCCCGAGGGGCACTCGCCCCCGGAAGATGGCGCCCCTGGTGGGCCTGGGAGGGTGGGCTTGGCAGGGAAGGACTTGGGGGACGCAGTGGTGGCTTCGCTTCGGTTATAATCCATGCACAGAACCTCGGCGTCACCGCCCAGCACAGGGAGGCGGTCGCAGCTCATGCGCTCCGGCCAGGCGAAGCCGTACTGGCGCATGAGAGGCGAGCAGCCGGCCTTGGCGCGCTCGCACACGGAGCGGCAGGGTGGCAGCGGCTTGTGGTAGTCCGGCAAGCAGATGGGTGTGTACATGGAGCACAGGAAGAAGCGCAGGTCCGGTGAGCAGTGGATCTCCACCAGCGGCCAGaattggtgcacctccaggccTGCCTCGTCCTGCGTGTCGTGGTTAAACTGGTTGGGCATGTGCGTCAGGTTGTAGCCGATGCCTCGGCACATGGGCACCGTGATTTCCTGGCACACCGGGGCCTTGGAGGCGGCCGCTGCCCGGCCCACCAGCTGCgctagtagcagcagcagcagtgaggGCGGAGCGGACGGGTCGGGTCGAGCCATCGCCCCCTTCTTCCCCTTGCCCGCAAGGGTCGGCGCTGACCGACGAATCCGCTGCCCCGGCTTCTCCCTCTCCGGAATCTTGAGTGTGACGCTCGGGCTGGCAAcctgttggtttctttttctcttaaagaaatccgTCCAAAGATAAACTGCCTCGGGAAGGCGCTGCCTCCGCCGGCAGCGCTCCACGCCAGATAGGGCTAGCTAGAGAGACGATTAGGGCTCCGATTCCAAGGACACAACTCTTAAAAGAGAAGGCAGGGGAGAAGAAAAATCGCAACCACTCCTCTTAGAGGAGCGCCAACCACTCGGTCTCCGTACACGGTCTCCAATCTCTAGATTaactcctttcctcccttccaccTCCTGGAATCAAACTTCAGACTCCCCGCACCCCACTCCCCGCTCCCGCCTTGCTTTCCTGGCCCGGCCCTGCAGGCTGTGCCTGGGGCCAGAGAGCTCAGTCCCCGAGAAAGGGGCAGAGGAACCGGGAGAACTGGGATTAGGGGAAGACGCGGGCTCTCACCTCTGAGGGTCCTGCTGGGAGGCAGATGTCTGCAACCAGCCGGGCTCCTCCGTCCCGAGACTCCGAATCCGGCCAGAGCTGGAAAAGTTTAACGACAAGCTAGGTACCTGTGGCGGCGACACATGGCAGCAGGTGGGGGGCGGGCGTTTCAGAGAGCAGGGTGCCCCTCGACCACGGTCGGCGTGGGCCGGTCAGTTGCCTTCTCTTCCTTCGGGGCCCCCTGCATGATTCGAGCAGAGCAGGGCAGCGACACGCCGTGCCTTCCACCGGTGTCCCGGAGCCCAGACGAAGGGCAAGGACGCCGGGCAGCACTTGGGCTGGAAGGCGGAGGGATGCGGCGGCTGGAGGGGACCCGGCCACCTCACAGCACAGCGAGCAGCCGGCACTGGCCGGGCCGGGACTGCATGGTCCGCGCCCGCCGCCGCGTCCCGCCAGCCGCTCGCCGCCTCCCCTGCAGGGGGCTCCGCGCTCCAGCAGACTCCGGGGGGCGGTGGCAGAGCTCTCAGGACGCGCCCCGCTCGGCTCCTCCCCCGCGCTCTCGCACTCTTTCGCCCACCTCCAGCGAGCTCCGAGCCACAGTGCGCGAAGGCAGCGGAGAAGCCACGGCCGCAGGCTGACTGCCCTCTCCCGCCCCGCCCGGGTCACCTGCCTCTAATGCCCGCCGGGAGGCCCCGCCCCGGGCCCGCCCCCTCCCGCCCTGCCTCGAGCTGGGCCGCCCCACCGCGCGCTCCGTGCGTCCCCGCCCACCGCCCGGCCGCCCGGGCCTCTCCCCCAGCGCCCCGAGGCCCCGCCCGGAGCGGGCAGCGGAAGAGCGTCGGCCAATAGTGGGTCAGGATAGTGATGAGGGCGTGGTCAATGCTAATAAAGCCGCCTAGAGACTACCCGGGCGGGAAACCTGCGCCTAAGTCCTTCTGGAGCTCTCTGCGGCTACCCGCCAGTGTTGGGCTCACTTTGCTGGAAGATTCTGGTTTGTGAACGTCTGCTTCCAGGGCCTCCATCAGGCCACCTCTCTCCAGCTAAGCGTCTTTTTCGAGGTCCGGCGCTTTTAAACAAGCGGGACTGAGAGGTCAATTTCAGCTGTGCCACCTGTCCCCCTTCTGATTGTGCTGGATCACAAACGCGCCAGTACTTAAGGAGCGACCGCGTGTTTGTTAATCGTTTACACCTTGGTACGCGGTCTGGATTCCGTGGGATTCTAAGGCCGGAACGCCTCAGAACTTGACATACACAGCCGAGCTAGCAAGACGGCAGACTTTGAAAAACTTGTGCTCCTCCCAGTGCCAGCTCCTGGTACTCAGTAGGCGTTCCGATGGCTAACCTGCAATCTGAAACCAGAAGTTGGATGTTCACAATCTTAACCACCATCACCCCTCCCCTGGAAATATCGGTATTGCCCAGGCTTTGCGCTTTTgtatatgcaaaaaaaaaaaatcttacttttgTGCAAGAGAGTGGATTTCTTCCCGTTTTGGAAGTCACTGAAAATGTTAGTCCTTAGCAGTCGAGGTTTATAATCCCTGGCAGGTACTAAATCACCCGCCGAGACATACCCTGGGACAGGGTATGGCCCGGGGTGCTGGGTCACCCGGGGCTGGCTGCTGCGCACTCTGGCAAGGTTGGGACCTCCCTGAGAAGGGGGGCAGCTGGGACCGCGGGAAGACCTGCGGCGCGCAGTCAACTCCGGGACACACAGGGGCGCTCTCCTGATGGGCTAGTATACTGCAAGTTTTAAAGTGTCCCACAAATGCCGCTGTTCGACGCGTTCTAATTAGGTTGGGAGACTGAGGTGTTTAGCATACTTGAAATTCACTCACACGCTTATGAAGAGGCTTTAAATTGTATACTGCTCCTTCATCCCTTTCTtcagttggggaaaaaaaattaaaatagggaGAAGGTCCAGGGATACTTGAAAGACTTGGGACTGGCCTCAGGGGCTGAGATCTGTTGGGTCTTATTGTCATTTTCCGTGCCATTTGTACAGGCGGAAAGCCCGCCTTCTGTTTATCAACAGACGTTAATGAAACTGAGTATTTTAATTTCAGTCACAgagtttaaaaaagaataaactatCTCCTCACGGACACCACGGctattaataaatgtttaaaatgtgagTTGCTCCGCTCCACAGAATTCTATAGGTGCTCATATTTAATCCCTTTTCTTCTTAGTTACTGCTTGGCACTCAAGGTCTACAAACATCCTAGGCTTGGAATTAGTGGAGGGTGAAAACTATGCCACAGGCATCAGAAAAGGGAACCCTGAGTGGAAAGTATGGACAGCGTGCCAGCATGCCAAGGGGGGCCCCTGCccttttgtgttgtgtgtgttgctgggatGGACAAGTGTTggctaataataaaaattattttgaagctGGAGAATGTAAACCACTCACGCTGGAATTTTGCCAGAATACTCGTGTTCTTACACTTGGTTCTAACTAGAACGCTATCATCCATTGCTCGGTCAACCTCGATTCTTAATCAACAATAAAAATCTGACTTTTGCTTGAAGATCCCAAGTAATAGCAGTGGTAATGGAAGAAAACGTTGGCTGGGTGTGGCTCagacctttaaatccagcactctgggggattctgagtttgaggacaacctggtcagtctgtcccaaaacaaaaccaaaataaaaacaaaaagaaagtgtatATCTTTCTGCGTTATTTTAATTTTGCCTTTCCTCATATATtactttaaagattattttaaaatgtcctggCTGGGGCTAGAGCAacggctcagcagctaagaacattGTTCTTCTCCCCCGCCACCCCCATCAACACCTGAGGCCGATGGGAGAGcagtccccattactcatctgtcatgtggcgGCATGTGGGGGCAGGATATCACCCCCCCCTCAGGTGGGAGacctggccctgaggtcataagagcaggagaagctGTTCCTGCCCCTCTTCAGCCTGCAGCAGGTAAGTGGCCCAACACCTCcactgggcaacacagtagagctggccctgaaggtgtgtgtgtgggagagctgaccctgaggactAGAAAGCCTAAGAACTGGTGCCGTTCCTCACTTATCTATGGTAGAGGTGAACTAGCCAAGGCAATGCTGGAAAACTCACCCAGgtggggaagacagaagagaggtggctggctgaccaaccctgcaactacccaagCCCGGAACCAGGGTTAAGTGTTagcccatcccaacatccaccccgTCTGTGATCTGCGGGAGCACTGGTGGTGGGGATGGAGGTGGTCCTGCTAACCCAGGGCTACAGGATCTCGATGACACAGGGCAGGAAtgggatgtccaggaagagtcccagaatcccagtgagggcccagtgtcaATAGCAtagcagagaccaggggcctCGAACCAAACCAATGAGTCTTTGTGATGTAAAGATGTATGCACAAAGGGATTTACTTCATGACTTACTGTGtcacaccacagcttccatgatgagatgttctctttctatctatcttaaattttattttattttattttattggtgggGGGAGGTCGCAGGAGCAGAGGGCAGGCAGATAGGTGGCATTGGGATGCataatgtgaaagacacaaagaataaataaaaaagttaaaaataaaaaagcattgtctgttcttgcaaaggacatgggttcagtcccagtacccacatagtggctcacaactgactgtaactccagttccaggagatctgatgccctcttctgacctccatgggtaccaggcatgcacaaggtgcacatgcagacaaaacacacataccagCAAAATAAATCTACAACAGAatcgttttttttttaaattatgctgAGTATTTAACATATTGTAGGAAGGTCACTAAATAATATGTTTTACCTCATTTAATACTTGGAGTTATTAGATAAAGAAACTGGCATCAAAATAACCCACTGGATATATTAGTCAATCCACAAAGAGGTAGAAATCAATATTTTTATACTTCATGATTATTAGTTAATAATATGTACAATTATAAATGGCTAAGAATAGATTGTGTTCTTACCACACATACAGGCattctcaagcacacacacacacacacacacacacacacacacacac
This DNA window, taken from Cricetulus griseus strain 17A/GY chromosome 2, alternate assembly CriGri-PICRH-1.0, whole genome shotgun sequence, encodes the following:
- the Fzd5 gene encoding frizzled-5 isoform X2; translated protein: MARPDPSAPPSLLLLLLAQLVGRAAAASKAPVCQEITVPMCRGIGYNLTHMPNQFNHDTQDEAGLEVHQFWPLVEIHCSPDLRFFLCSMYTPICLPDYHKPLPPCRSVCERAKAGCSPLMRQYGFAWPERMSCDRLPVLGGDAEVLCMDYNRSEATTASPKSFPAKPTLPGPPGAPSSGGECPSGGQSVCTCREPFVPILKESHPLYNKVRTGQVPNCAVPCYQPSFSPDERTFATFWIGLWSVLCFISTSTTVATFLIDMERFRYPERPIIFLSACYLCVSLGFLVRLVVGHASVACSREHSHIHYETTGPALCTVVFLLVYFFGMASSIWWVILSLTWFLAAGMKWGNEAIAGYAQYFHLAAWLIPSVKSITALALSSVDGDPVAGICYVGNQNLNSLRGFVLGPLVLYLLVGTLFLLAGFVSLFRIRSVIKQGGTKTDKLEKLMIRIGIFTLLYTVPASIVVACYLYEQHYRESWEAALTCACPGPDAGQPRAKPEYWVLMLKYFMCLVVGITSGVWIWSGKTLESWRRFTSRCCCSSGRGHKSGGAMAAGDYVEASAALTGRTGPPGPAAAAYHKQVSLSHV